TGGACAGCTTCTCCCACATATTGCGGCCGGCCGGACCGCGAATTTCTTCCATGATCTGCGTGACGCGATCTTTAGGCAGAAAGCCGCCGAGAATACGCTCGGTGGAATCGAAATTGCCCATCAGTGCGCCGGTTGTCGACATTTTCGAGACGAACTCGACCATCATGGTCTCGACGTTCTCGGCATCGATCGTGCCGAGCGTCGACATGGCGTGGGAGATGTCGCGGATTTCGTCGTCGTCGAGCTGCTTCCAGATCCCAGCGCCGTGCTCTTCGCCGAGCGCGAGCATCAGCATGGCGGCGCGTGAGGCGCCGTTCATCGTCTTTTTGGCGGGGGCGAGATGGGCGGGGAGGGCCATGGGTCAGCTCACGCGGGTTCCGCCAGCCACTGGCGGATGATGGAAACGGTTTCGGCGGGGTTGCGTTGGGCGAGTTCGCCGACCTTCTGCAGCGATTGGGCGTGCACTTTGCCGTTCACCTGCGACAGCTCGATCATGCGGGCGGTCGGATCGGGGGGACTGGCGGGAGCCAGCGCCTGCTCAAGCGGCGAGGAGGGCGAGACGGTCGGAGCGAGAGCCGGCAGTGCGGCGCGCTGTTCCGGCGTCAGGATGCGGCGCACCAGCGGACGGACGACGAGGAGGAGAACGAGCAGCGAAACAATGCCGAGAACGATCATCTCGATCACCTGCATCAGATCGTTCTTGGTGATGCCGAGCGAGGCGAAGCCGGCCGCATCGTCGATCGGGCGCACGCCCGGCGGTTCGGCAAAGCGCAGGTTCACGACTTCGATCTGGTCGCCACGGCCCTGATCGAAGCCGATGGCGGAGCGGACAAGGGCGGCGATGCGGTCGAGCTCTTCCTGAGCGCGCGGCGCATAGGTGACCGAGCCGGACGGGTCGCTGGCGTAAATACCGTCAACGAGAACGGCGACCGAGACCTTTTTCAGGCGGCCGGCTTCGAGAACCTCCGTGCGCGTCGAGCGCGAGATCTCGTAATTGACGGTCTCGTTGGCCTTCTCGGATTTTTCGCGCGAGGCGGCGGCGGGATCGGCGGGGTTCGAGCCCTGCTGGTTCGGAAGCTGCGTCGACACCGAAACGGTGCCGGGGCCTTCGGTGCTGTCGTTCTTCTCTTCGCTCGTCTGCGTCGAGCGGACGACGCGGCTGTCCGGATCGAAAGTGTCGGAGGTGTTGGTGACCTTGGAGTAGTCGAACGTGGCGTTCACTTCGGCGCGGGCGCGGCCGGCACCGACAACGCGCTCGACAATGCCCTGCACCTGATCCTTCACCCGGCGCTCAAACGCCGCTTCGCGCTCCTGCGCGCCGGAGGGCAGGCCGTCTTTGTCCATATTGGCGCCGTCGGCAAGGAGGCGGCCGGTTTCATCGACGATCGAGATCGCTTCCGGATCGAGGCCCTGCACGGCGGAGGCGACGAGATGGACGATGGCACGCACCTGGCCCTGGCCGAGATCGCCGGACACGCGCAGCACGATGGAAGCGGTGGGCTTGGGCGCATCGCGCGCAAACAGCGGACGCTCGGGCACGACGAGATGCACGCGCGCCGCCGCAACGCGGTCGAGCGAGCGGATCGAACGGGCAAGCTCGCCTTCCAGGGCGCGCAGCCGGTTTACGTTCTGAAGAAAGCTCGTGGAGGAAAGGCCGTCGCCCTTGTCGAAAATTTCCCAGCCGACGCCGCCGCCCGAGGGAAGGCCCTGTTCGGCGAGCTTCATGCGGACCTGGGCGACCGATTCGCTCGGCACCATGATCGTCGAGCCGTCGCGCGAGGTCTGGTAGGGAATGTTCTGGGCTTCGAGTTCCTTGATGACGGCGGACGAGTCCTGAAGCGTCAGGTCGGAGAAGACCGGCACCAGGCCGGCGTCCGAAACCCTGAGCGCCACGAAGCCGAAAAACCCGATCAGCGACAATGTCACGGCCAGCATGGCAACGAGCCGCGGTGCGCCGAGACCTTTCAGGAAATCGATAAATCCGCCCAAGCTTTTGATCCGTGGCTGATGACACGGCCCCCTGCAGCACCAACGCAGCGCGGCGCTACCCGGCAGAAATTGCCGGGTGTTGGGTAAACGGCTGGTTAACGCGCGCGTTAAGGTCGCTCATGGACCGAGCCTGCCGCAGAGAGGTGGGGATTAAGAAAAGAAAAACGCGGGCCTTTTCGGACCCGCGTCGTGTAAAACTTAAGTAATCTTTATGAATTCGCGTTAAGGCTCAGCCGACGCGATATTGCTGGATCCGCGTCGTCCGCAGACCCGCCAGGCCGTGCCGGTCGATCGATGCCTGCCAGCCGAGAAATTCATCCACCGTAAGGGTATAGCGGGCACATGCCTCCTCAAGGGAGAGCAGGCCGCCGCGCACCGCGGCCACCACCTCCGCCTTGCGGCGGATGACCCAGCGCTTGGTATCGGTCGGAGGAAGATCCGCAATTGTAAGCGGGCTTCCATCGGGGCCGATAACGTATTTCACCTTGGAACGCGGCAGTTCGGTCATGGGATACTCGCAACGAAGACTGACCAGAATTTCCGGGAGACTACCTATCGCGATTTAAAATTTGCCTAAGCTGTAGAATCAGGGGCTTACACCAATAGAGGGGTTGCCCCTTCCGGGCCGGGCAGGACTTGCCGCAGGCGGCAGTTTCTGCCGGGCCGAAACCTCCGTGAGACGCCGGGAAGAGACCGGCATTCCGGAACAAAAGTAAGATATTTCAATAGGATGACTGTTCCGGCACGGGGTGGAACAGGGCTTGCGAGACACGACGCGCAATAAGGTGCGCCGCATGTCTTTAACTTTGGCTGATCTTCTGTCTCCGACCCCTCAAATGCCGAAAACCGCGGCAGGCGGGGTCGTCGCGACTTCCGAAACCGCCGATGGCGGCGCCTTTGCCGAGGCTCTTAAAGCCTTCCGGGCCGGCGCCGAGACGGCGACGGGGGAGGCGGGAATTGCCATACCCGTGCCGGGAGAGATCGGTGCCGGGGTTCCGGAGCTGCCGGTCCGCATCCAGACGGAAGCTGTGATCGGCCTTGAAGCCGTTCTTCTGCCGGCCCCGCCGGCGGAAGGCGATGCGGCCGTCGAGACACCTGTTATTCCCGGCGCGGCGGTTCCCGCGACCGATGGCGTTGTGACCGCGCCGGTTCTCACCGGCGAAATCCCGGCGGAAGGCGAGGGCGAGACGCCCGATGCCGCGCCGGACGGTGTGACCGATCCCAATCTTGTTATTGCCGCGCCCGTTATCGCGCCTGCGCCGCTGGCTGCTCCTGTCGCGCCCGTGGTGACGGAAGACGCAGCTCTTACTCTTGCGGTCTCGACCGAGACGCCGCCGGACATGCCGCAGATGCCGCTGGCGGATGCCGAGCCCGATACGGCGCCGCTGCTCGAAGGCCGCGCGTCCGCAGCCGGCGCTCCGCCGCCTTCCTCTCTGCCGCCGGTGCTGAGCACGGGCGACACCATTCCCGATCTGCCGAAAGAAGTGGTGGATGCACTGGCGCCGCGCGCGCCTCTGCCCGCCGCTGAAGATATTGCCGCCGCGGTGACGAAACCCGTTGCGCCTCCTGTGACGGCAGCGCCGAGCGCCCCGATCCCGGCGGCTCTGCAGGACATCGCGTCCGATCCCGATGTGATTTCGGTGCAGGCGCAGGCCGGCGCCGTCATTTCGAAAGATGCATATGAAGACGGCGATGCTTCGGCGCCCGCCAGCGTGACACCGCCGCCGCGCGCTGTTGCGCCCACGATTACTCCGCTCACGCAGACAGTGGCGACGCCGGATGCCGAGATCCCCGCTGTCCCGGCCGAGCCTGTTCTCGCCGCCGATCCTGAAACCAAGGCCAAGGCCGCCGATGGCGCGCTTGCCGTATTGACGCAGAAGCCGGAGGCGGCGCCCGCGCCGGCAAAACCCGCGGCGCCCGTCGAGCCTCAAGCGCAGCCGGTTGCGGCCGCGCCTGATGCGCCTTCCGATGTGAAGGCCGCCGATCCCAAACTCTCCGTGGACGAAAAGCCCGCGCCGGAAAAACCGGTAGCGGAGCGTCCCGCTCCGGCGGAGAAGCCTGTCCAGCAGGCCGATACGCGTGCTTCTCAGGCGCCTGTGCCGGTCAATGACAAGCCCGCCGTGACCGAACTTGCGGCGAAAAGCGTGCAGCAGCAGTCGCAAAACCTGCCGGCAACGGCAATTCCGCAGCTTGCCAGCGAGATCGTCTCCAAGGTTAAGCGCGGCGTCACGCGGTTTGAGGTCCGCCTCGACCCGCCGGAACTCGGCCGTATCGACGTTCGTATTGACGTCGATAAGGACGGCCGCGTGACGTCGCGTCTTATGGTCGAGAAGACCGAAACGCTCGATCTGCTGAAGGCCGACCAGCGCGCGCTGGAACGTGCGCTGCACGATGCCGGCTTCAAATCCGAACAGAACTCGCTGTCCTTCTCTCTGAAAGATCAGCGCGACGGTCAGGCGAAATTCGAGGAGCAGCGTCAGCTGCAGCAATCATCTGATCCCGCCGAGACCGAAGAAGAACCGGTCCGGCATGTTGCCGATAGCGCCTACCGTGCCGCACTTCGCGGTCCGGGTGGCTTCGATCTACGTGTGTAAAGGAGTATCGTCATGGCCGGTCTCAACGGTGTAACGTCCGCCCCTCCCATTACCGCTCAGTCCTATAGCGGCGGGGCGCAGATCGCTGACAATTTCCAGAGCTTCCTTCAGCTCCTGACGACGCAGTTGCAGAACCAGAACCCGCTGGATCCGCTCGATACCAACCAGTTCACCCAGCAGCTCGTGCAGTTCGCCGGCGTCGAACAGCAGATCTCGACGAACTCGACGCTCGCCGCGCTGCTTCAGGTGATGGATACGAGCCGCCTCACGGGCGCCGTCGATTATATCGGCAAACAGATCACCGCCGAAGGCGCAACCACCGTGCTCGATGAACAGAGCGCGGTGTGGAACATCAATGTCGGATCCGAAGCGCCGCAGACGACGATCGTCGTCTCCGATGCCGCCGGCAATCAGGTCTACACGCAGGACATCAACCTGACGAAGGGCAACAACGTCTATGCCTGGCAGGGCAAGAGCTCGAGCGGCCAGGTCATGCCGGACGGCTTCTATACGATCCAGGTCGTTGCCCGCGACGCCAAGGGTCAGCCTGTGACGGCCACAACCGACATCCAGGGCAAGGTTACCGGCGTTGAGCTCGAGAACGGTGAGCCGGTGCTGAAGATCGGCGATACGATCCGGGTCAAGCTGGCCAATATCAAATCGGTGGTCACGCCGCCTGCCGCACCGCCGGCGGACGACAGCTCGGATACTTAACGCCACTCCCCGAAAGGGGAGGCCTTATGCCTCTGGCACGTGGCGGCTGAAGCGCCTACATTCCGGCCTCCAAACTGACCCTGGTGGCCCATGGCTTTCGACCTCGACCTTTCCGGACCCCGCGCGACGAATCGTGTCGTCGTGGCGATGTCGGGCGGCGTGGATTCGTCGGTCGTTGCGGCATTGCTCAAGCGTGAAGGCTATGACGTCGTCGGCGTCACGCTCCAGCTTTACGATCACGGCGCGGCCGCCCATCGCAAGGGCGCCTGCTGTGCGGGCCAGGACATCTACGATGCCCGCAGAGTCGCCGACGCTATCGGCATTCCGCATTATGTCCTCGACTATGAAGAGCGCTTCCGCACGAAGGTTATCGACCGGTTCGCCGCAAGCTATGCCGCGGGCGAGACGCCGATCCCCTGCGTCGAGTGCAATCAGCAGATCAAATTCGCCGATCTTCTCGGCACGGCGCGTGAACTCGGCGCCGCCGTCATGGCCACGGGCCATTATGTGTCGTCGCGCGCGCTGCCCGGCGGCGGCCGGGCGCTGCATCGCGCCGCCGATCCCGATCGCGACCAGAGCTATTTCCTTTACGGCACGACGCGCGAGCAGTTGAACCTTCTTCGCTTTCCGCTCGGCGATCTCACCAAGACCGAGACGCGCGAACTGGCGCGCGAATTCGGACTGCACATCGCCGACAAGCATGACAGCCAGGACATCTGCTTTGTCCCGACGGGCTCTTATTCCGACATTGTCGGACGCCTGAAGCCGGAAGCCGGCGAGCCGGGCGAGATCGTGCATGTCGATGGACGCGTGCTCGGGTCGCACAAGGGCATCATGCATTACACGGTCGGCCAGCGCCGCGGCCTCGGGCTCAGCGTCGGTGAGCCGCTGTTCGTCGTCGGTCTCGATCCGCGCAAGCATCGCGTGATTGTCGGTCCGCGCGAAGCTCTGGCGACGCCGAAGATCGTGCTGCGCGACGTCAACTGGCTCGGCGACGAAGAGATCGGCAATCGGGGACAGAATGTATTCGTGAAGGTGCGCTCGACGCGCGCCCCGCAGCCGGCGCTTCTGACGCGCGGCGCATCCGGCATCGAAGTCGCGTTCGCGGATGCGGAAGAGGGCGTTGCGCCCGGACAGGCCTGCGTCATCTATGACGGCGCGGAAGCTCAGGCGCGCGTGCTCGGCGGCGGCGTCATCGCTTCGGCAACGAAAGTCGAGCCGGCCTCTAGCGAATTTGCGGTTGCCTGACCCTTATGGCGATCCAATACGATCTTGAAGGCCAGCAGCGCGTCTACGAAAAATGGGCGCCGATCTACGACGCCATCTATCATAAGTTTCTTTCCGATGCGCATTCGAAGACGGCCGCTGCCGCTTCGAATTGCGGGCGCGATATTCTCGAAGTCGGCGTCGGTACGGGCCTTGTCCTTCGCTACTATCCGCCGGACCGCAATGTCGTCGGCGTCGATTTGTCGGTGCACATGCTGCAGAAGGCGATCGAAAAGGTCGATGAACTGGGCCTCACGCATGTGAAGCTTCTGGCGTCCATGGATGCGTGCCGGCTCGGCTTTCCCGATGCGCGCTTTGATGCGGTGGCGGTGCCCTTCGTCATCACGCTCGTTCCCGATCCCGAAGGCGCGCTCGATGAGATGCGGCGCGTGCTGAAGCCGGGCGGCGAAATCATCGTGACGTCGAAGCTCGGCGCCGATCGCGGCATTGTTCCGAAAATCGAGGAATGGCTCGCGCCTCTGATGCGTCAGGTCGGCTGGAGCTCGCACTTCAAAGTGAGCCGCCTTGAAAAATGGGCGGCACGGCATCCGGATATGGATGTCGTCGAAGTCGCGCCGGTTTTCCCCTGGGGCTTCTTCAAACTCGTGCGGATCAAGAAGAAGGCCTAAGCCTTCTCCTTCTCGGCGAGCTGCTTTTTCAGCTCCTTCATCGCCATGAAATTCTTGGTCACGTCGCGGATGACGGAGACCATGGCTTCGACTTCACCCGTCTTGCCTTTGATGAGCACGATAGTGAATTCGATGGAGTTGCGCGTGCCGTCCTTCTTGAGACCCGGCACGGCGAGCATATCGCCCGCGCCGTAGCGGCTCTGGCCGGACGCGGCCGTCTGATGATAGCCCTCCCAATGGCGCTCGCGGAACGGCTCGGGAATGATGATGTCGAGCGATTGGCCGAGCGCTTCTTCCTCGGTGAACCCGAAAATGCGTTCGGCGCCGGGGTTCCACAGAATGATGTTTCCGGCGCGATCGCTCGCGACCACGGCGTCCGAGGCGCTGCCGATAATGGCAAGGCCGAGCTCTGCGGGCGTGACCATCTCTGAGTCCTTACGCTGATAGGGGCCGCGGGCGGCGAGAGGTTTTGACGGCTCGGCATCTTCCGCCGGCGGAAGGTCTTCATCGAGAAGCTCCTCGACCGGGCCGAAGAATTCATAGTGGATGCGGCTTGTCGGAACGCCTTCCTTCGCAAGGCCGGAAACGAAAGCCTTCAGGAAGGGCAGCGGGCCGCAGACATAATAGTCGGCGTCTTTGAGCGGCGTGTTCTGACGCAGGAAGTCGAGGCTGAGCCGCCCGGGCTCGTCATAGTCGCGGCCTTTGACGTCTTGGCTCCGCGGCGCGGAATAGAAGACGGTAACATCCGTGCCGCCGTGCAGTTTTGCGAGATCCTTCACATGCGGTCCGAATGCATGCACAGAGCCGTCAATGGCGCAGTGAATGAAATCGGCTTTCAGTTTCGTGTGCCGGTCGGCCAAGGCTTCCAGCATGGCGATCATCGGCGTGACGCCGACACCGCCCGATAAAAACACGACGGGCCGTGTCTGATGGTCGGGCAGAAGGAAACTGCCGGACGGCGGCATAACCTTGATCTTCGTGCCGGGCTTTGCCTCGTCATGCAGCCAGCGCGACACGGTGCCTTCGGGCTCGCGCTTCACCGAGATCCGGTAATGCTCGCCATTGGCGTCGCAGGAGATCGTGTAATTGCGCTTGATTTCGCCTTTGCCCGGAATGTCGAACAAGAAGGTCAGATGCTGGCCGGGCTTGTGGCGCGGCACGGGCGCGCCGTCTTCGGGGCGCAGATAGAAAGACGTGATGATCCCGCTTTCAGGGGTCTTCTTTTCGATGAGAAAGGGACGCCAGGAGGTCCAGTCCGTCATTCTTGTTCTCGCTTCGGACAGAGATTTAGGGCGACGACTCAAAGTCTGGAACACCCGCAAACTAGACTTTCGGGGGTCGAAACGGAAATTCGTCAATGTCGCGGCGGGCAGGCTTTGCGGCCGGTGTCGGGGGCGATTGCGGGTATGCGTATTAAGCATTTGAGAAGAAGGACTTTCCGCCGTCACATGAACGTCTATAAGGCTCGCTAGAGCGGTGTCGTGCTGCGGCGCCGCAAGTGTCGATTTGCGGGTCGAACTGGCGTAGAACGGTTCGTCTAGCCCGGGGAGAATTGAATGCGTATTGCGATGATCGGCTCTGGCTATGTCGGGCTCGTGTCCGGCGCCTGCTTCGCCGATTTCGGCCATGACGTTCATTGCGTCGACAAGGCGGCCGACAAGATCGAGGCCCTGAACGCCGGACGTATTCCGATATATGAGCCGGGGCTTGAAGAACTCGTCGAGCGCAATGCGAAGGCCGGCCGCCTCGTGTTCTCGACCGACATTCCGCGCGCCGTTGCGGAAGCCGATGTTGTGTTCATCGCCGTCGGTACGCCCTCGCGCCGTGGCGACGGCCATGCCGATCTGTCTTATGTCTATAGCGCGGCGCGTGAGATTGCGGCCTCGGTCACCGGCTTCACCGTCGTCGTCACCAAATCCACGGTTCCGGTAGGGACGGGCGATGAAGTCGATCGCATCATCGCCGAGACCAATCCGAAGGCCGACGTCACCGTCGTCTCCAATCCGGAATTTTTGCGCGAAGGTGCGGCGATCGACGATTTCAAACGGCCCGACCGTATCGTCGTCGGCATTGAAAACGAACGCGCCCGCCCGGTGATGGAGGAAGTCTACCGGCCGCTTTACCTCAACAAGGCGCCGCTGATCTTCACCGACCGCCGCACCTCCGAACTCATCAAATACGCCGCCAACGCTTTCCTCGCGATGAAGATCACCTTCATCAACGAGATCGCCGATCTCTGCGAACAGGTCGGCGCGAATGTGCAGGAAGTTGCCGGCGGCATCGGCCTCGACAACCGCATCGGCGGGAAATTCCTGCATGCCGGTCCAGGCTATGGCGGCTCGTGCTTCCCGAAGGATACGCTTGCGCTCGTCAAGACGGCGCAGGATGCCGGCGCGCCGATTCGCCTCATCGAGACGACGGTCGCCGTCAACGATCAGCGCAAGCGCCTGATGGCGCGCAAGGTCGTTGCCGCCTGCGGCGGTGAGGTCCGCGGCAAGACGGTCGCCATTCTCGGCCTGACTTTCAAACCCAATACCGACGATATGCGCGATGCGCCTTCGCTCGCCATCGTTCAGGCGCTGGTTGATCTCGGTGCCAAGGTCAAGGCTTACGATCCCGAAGGCATGGAACATGCGAAGGGCATGCTGCCGCCGGGCGTTACTTTTGCCGATGGTCCGTACACCGCGGCGGAAGGCGCCGATGCGCTCGCCATCGTCACGGAGTGGAACCAGTTCCGCGCCCTCGATTTCCGCCGCCTGAAAGAGATCATGAAAGCGCCGGTCCTTATCGACTTCCGCAACATCTACAAGCGCGAGGAAGTCGCGCGCCATGGCTTCACCTATGCCGGTGTCGGCCGCCCCAAGGACGGGCGCGCCGGAGATATGCAAGCCGCCGCCGAATGAAAGTCCTCATCACCGGCACGGCCGGCTTTATCGGGTTCCACCTCGCGCGGCGCCTGCTCGATAGCGGCCATTTCGTCACGGGCTTCGACGGGATGACGCCCTATTACGATGTCGCGCTCAAAGAGGCGCGGCATGCGCTCCTGAAACGCTCCAATGGATTTTCGGAGCATGTCGGTCAGCTCGAGGATATGGATGCGCTGCAGCGCGCGGCGGACGCCGCCGAGCCGGATGTCATCATCCATCTGGCCGGGCAGGCGGGCGTGCGCTATTCGATCGACTATCCGCGCACCTACACCGACTCAAATCTCGTCGGCTCGTTCAACGTGCTCGAACTCGCGCGGGCGCTTCAGCCGAAACATCTTCTTCTGGCTTCGACGAGCTCGGTCTACGGCGCCAATGAGGAGATGCCGTTCGCCGAAAGCCATCAGGCCGATCATCCGCTGACCTTTTATGCGGCGACGAAGAAGGCGATGGAGACGATGGCGCATTCCTATGCGCATCTCTTCTCGGTGCCGACGACCTGTTTTCGCTTCTTCACCGTTTACGGCCCGTGGGGCCGGCCGGATATGGCGCTGTTCAAATTCGTCGATGCGATCCTCAAGGACCGCGCAATCGATGTTTACGGGGAAGGGCGCATGAAGCGCGACTTCACCTATGTCGAAGATCTGGTCGACGGCATTACCGCTCTGATCGAGAAGGTGCCGGAGACCGGCAATCCCGTTGCAGTGGACGGGACGACGGACACGCTGTCGCCCATCGCGCCCTGGCGCGTCGTCAATATCGGCGGCGGCGATCCGGTGGGCCTGATGGAGTTCATCGGCGCCATCGAAAAGAAGCTCGGACGGTCGGCCAAGAAGAACATGCTGCCGATGCAGCCGGGCGACGTGCCCGCGACCTTTGCCGATCTGACTTTGATGAAAGCGCTGACAGGCTATCAGCCGAAAGTGAAAGTGGAGGAGGGCGTTTCCGCCTTCGTCGACTGGTATCTCGACTACACGAAAAAGGTTTAGGTCCAGCTTTTTCGATGCGGCCGGGGCCGGGGAAAGGGCCGATGCGAGCGCTTGTATCGTCGGGACCCGGCGGGGGCGACGTGCCGCTGTCTTTAATCCCTAAGGGGTGCACCCGATTTCTTGACTTGTCGCCTTCAGCGCACCTATATCGCCGCAGATTGGCGGGGTAGCTCAGCTGGTTAGAGCACGGGAATCATAATCCTGGGGTCGGGGGTTCGAGTCCCTCCTCCGCTACCACCTTTCCCCCCGACGATGGGGCGGTGGATTTCAAGCAGCCGATTTAGCCGTCCGAAGATGGCGACCCGGACCGTGCCGACGGTGTCGCCGGGCGTGACGGTGACCGATTCCACAAGCTCCCGCAGGGCCTTGGCCCCTTCGCCGTCGCCCGCGCCGAGGCCCGCCGCCATGCATGCTTGCAGCCGGGCGATCATGAGTTCATAGCGGGCCAGCGAGGCGGGGTGCAGGGCCACGATGTTCGGCTCGGGCGGCGCCGCGGCCAGTTCGGCCCGGGCGGCTTCCTGCTCGATCGCGACGGCCTTGGACCGGGCCAGAAGCTCCGGCACGGCCCCGTCCGCCGCCACCATGAGGTCGATGAGCCGGGACTGTTCCCGGGAAAGCTCGGCAATGCGGCCTTCGATCCGGGCGCGATTCTTAACACGGCCCGCGGCCAGGCGGGTCCGCTCCTCCTGATAGGACCGGACGAAGGCGGCGATAACCTTGGGGTGGAGGAGTTCGGCCTGAAGGGCGCCGACAACGGCCGCTTCGATGCGCGGCAGATAGAACATCGAGCCCGGGCAGGTTCCGGCCTCTTTCGCGGCCGAACATTCGACGCGGACCTGTCCCGTCTGATCCTTGCCTTTGGAGGCCAGCCCCGCGCCGCACCGGCAGCGCAGGAGGCCCGAAAGCAGGTGCCTAGGCGTCCTGGCATGCGAGGCGTGCACCGAGCCTCTGGCGCGCTTCCTGGCCGCGGCGGCGGCGAAGATATCGGGTGTGACGACCGCGAGGGCCGGGGCCTCGGCGTGCATCCACTCCGCCGGCGGATTGGGGCGCGAGACGCGCTTGCCGGTCGCGGGATTGCGGATCATGGACACTTTGTTCCAGACGCGGCGCCCGGCGAAGAGTTCGTTCTGCAGAAGCCCGTTGCCGCGTTTGGCGTTGCCGTTGATGGTTGAGCTGTTCCAGCGCGCGCCGCGGGGCGGGGCGATGCGGTCGCGGTTGAGGCGCGCCGCGATCTCGCGCGGTGTCGAGCCCGCCAGATATTCGGCGAAGATGCGCCGCACGATCGCGGCCTCGGCCTCGACGATCTCAAGCTCGCCCGGCGCGCCTGGCACCGGCCGGTATCCGTAGAGCCGCCCGCCGGCGGAACGCCCGCCGCGCACGACGCCCATCATGCCGCGCCGCACTTTCTTTGCGCCTTCCTCGCGCTGCATCTGCCCGACAAGGCCGAACAGCCCGATCATGGCGGAATCCATGGTGCCGGAATTGACGGCGCGGATCTCGATGCCGCGGAAGAGTAGCCGTTTGTGAAGGCCCGCGAGGTCTTCCATATCGCGCGACAGGCGGTCGGCATGTTCGACGAGCACGATCTCGAACGGCAGAGGCTCGGCGGCGCTTTCCGCGATAAGCGACAGAAGCCCGTCGCGGCCGATGATGGACGCGCCCGAGCGGGCGGCGTCGGAATAGCATGCGGTCACGGCCAGGCCCTCTCGCGCCGCGTAATCGCGGCACAGGGCTATCTGATCGTC
Above is a window of Terrihabitans soli DNA encoding:
- the fliF gene encoding flagellar basal-body MS-ring/collar protein FliF is translated as MGGFIDFLKGLGAPRLVAMLAVTLSLIGFFGFVALRVSDAGLVPVFSDLTLQDSSAVIKELEAQNIPYQTSRDGSTIMVPSESVAQVRMKLAEQGLPSGGGVGWEIFDKGDGLSSTSFLQNVNRLRALEGELARSIRSLDRVAAARVHLVVPERPLFARDAPKPTASIVLRVSGDLGQGQVRAIVHLVASAVQGLDPEAISIVDETGRLLADGANMDKDGLPSGAQEREAAFERRVKDQVQGIVERVVGAGRARAEVNATFDYSKVTNTSDTFDPDSRVVRSTQTSEEKNDSTEGPGTVSVSTQLPNQQGSNPADPAAASREKSEKANETVNYEISRSTRTEVLEAGRLKKVSVAVLVDGIYASDPSGSVTYAPRAQEELDRIAALVRSAIGFDQGRGDQIEVVNLRFAEPPGVRPIDDAAGFASLGITKNDLMQVIEMIVLGIVSLLVLLLVVRPLVRRILTPEQRAALPALAPTVSPSSPLEQALAPASPPDPTARMIELSQVNGKVHAQSLQKVGELAQRNPAETVSIIRQWLAEPA
- a CDS encoding PAS domain S-box protein, whose amino-acid sequence is MTDWTSWRPFLIEKKTPESGIITSFYLRPEDGAPVPRHKPGQHLTFLFDIPGKGEIKRNYTISCDANGEHYRISVKREPEGTVSRWLHDEAKPGTKIKVMPPSGSFLLPDHQTRPVVFLSGGVGVTPMIAMLEALADRHTKLKADFIHCAIDGSVHAFGPHVKDLAKLHGGTDVTVFYSAPRSQDVKGRDYDEPGRLSLDFLRQNTPLKDADYYVCGPLPFLKAFVSGLAKEGVPTSRIHYEFFGPVEELLDEDLPPAEDAEPSKPLAARGPYQRKDSEMVTPAELGLAIIGSASDAVVASDRAGNIILWNPGAERIFGFTEEEALGQSLDIIIPEPFRERHWEGYHQTAASGQSRYGAGDMLAVPGLKKDGTRNSIEFTIVLIKGKTGEVEAMVSVIRDVTKNFMAMKELKKQLAEKEKA
- a CDS encoding flagellar hook assembly protein FlgD; protein product: MAGLNGVTSAPPITAQSYSGGAQIADNFQSFLQLLTTQLQNQNPLDPLDTNQFTQQLVQFAGVEQQISTNSTLAALLQVMDTSRLTGAVDYIGKQITAEGATTVLDEQSAVWNINVGSEAPQTTIVVSDAAGNQVYTQDINLTKGNNVYAWQGKSSSGQVMPDGFYTIQVVARDAKGQPVTATTDIQGKVTGVELENGEPVLKIGDTIRVKLANIKSVVTPPAAPPADDSSDT
- a CDS encoding flagellar hook-length control protein FliK — its product is MSLTLADLLSPTPQMPKTAAGGVVATSETADGGAFAEALKAFRAGAETATGEAGIAIPVPGEIGAGVPELPVRIQTEAVIGLEAVLLPAPPAEGDAAVETPVIPGAAVPATDGVVTAPVLTGEIPAEGEGETPDAAPDGVTDPNLVIAAPVIAPAPLAAPVAPVVTEDAALTLAVSTETPPDMPQMPLADAEPDTAPLLEGRASAAGAPPPSSLPPVLSTGDTIPDLPKEVVDALAPRAPLPAAEDIAAAVTKPVAPPVTAAPSAPIPAALQDIASDPDVISVQAQAGAVISKDAYEDGDASAPASVTPPPRAVAPTITPLTQTVATPDAEIPAVPAEPVLAADPETKAKAADGALAVLTQKPEAAPAPAKPAAPVEPQAQPVAAAPDAPSDVKAADPKLSVDEKPAPEKPVAERPAPAEKPVQQADTRASQAPVPVNDKPAVTELAAKSVQQQSQNLPATAIPQLASEIVSKVKRGVTRFEVRLDPPELGRIDVRIDVDKDGRVTSRLMVEKTETLDLLKADQRALERALHDAGFKSEQNSLSFSLKDQRDGQAKFEEQRQLQQSSDPAETEEEPVRHVADSAYRAALRGPGGFDLRV
- a CDS encoding class I SAM-dependent methyltransferase — its product is MAIQYDLEGQQRVYEKWAPIYDAIYHKFLSDAHSKTAAAASNCGRDILEVGVGTGLVLRYYPPDRNVVGVDLSVHMLQKAIEKVDELGLTHVKLLASMDACRLGFPDARFDAVAVPFVITLVPDPEGALDEMRRVLKPGGEIIVTSKLGADRGIVPKIEEWLAPLMRQVGWSSHFKVSRLEKWAARHPDMDVVEVAPVFPWGFFKLVRIKKKA
- a CDS encoding DUF1153 domain-containing protein — translated: MTELPRSKVKYVIGPDGSPLTIADLPPTDTKRWVIRRKAEVVAAVRGGLLSLEEACARYTLTVDEFLGWQASIDRHGLAGLRTTRIQQYRVG
- the mnmA gene encoding tRNA 2-thiouridine(34) synthase MnmA, which encodes MAFDLDLSGPRATNRVVVAMSGGVDSSVVAALLKREGYDVVGVTLQLYDHGAAAHRKGACCAGQDIYDARRVADAIGIPHYVLDYEERFRTKVIDRFAASYAAGETPIPCVECNQQIKFADLLGTARELGAAVMATGHYVSSRALPGGGRALHRAADPDRDQSYFLYGTTREQLNLLRFPLGDLTKTETRELAREFGLHIADKHDSQDICFVPTGSYSDIVGRLKPEAGEPGEIVHVDGRVLGSHKGIMHYTVGQRRGLGLSVGEPLFVVGLDPRKHRVIVGPREALATPKIVLRDVNWLGDEEIGNRGQNVFVKVRSTRAPQPALLTRGASGIEVAFADAEEGVAPGQACVIYDGAEAQARVLGGGVIASATKVEPASSEFAVA